In Vigna unguiculata cultivar IT97K-499-35 chromosome 3, ASM411807v1, whole genome shotgun sequence, a single genomic region encodes these proteins:
- the LOC114179207 gene encoding 1-aminocyclopropane-1-carboxylate synthase 7-like, whose product MGMEMENSCVELSNVAVSETHGEDSPYFAGWKAYDENPYDESTNPSGVIQMGLAENQVSFDLIEKYLEAHSEASTWGKGASGFRENALFQDYHGLKTFRTAMASFMEQVRGGRAKFDPQRVVLTAGATAANELLTFILANPGDALLVPTPYYPGFDRDLRWRTGVNIVPIHCDNSNNFQITPEALEAAFKDAESMNYKVRGVLITNPSNPLGVTIPRSVLEEILDFVIRKNIHLVSDEIYSGSVFSSSEFTSVAEILEGRQYKNAERVHIVYSLSKDLGLPGFRVGTIYSYNDRVVTTARRMSSFTLISSQTQHLLASMLSDKNFTQNYIKTNRERLRKRYEMIIEGLRSAGIECLKGNAGLFCWMNMSPLLEKPTREGELELWNAIMHEVKLNISPGSSCHCSEPGWFRVCFANMTEKTLEIALQRIRHFVERITTQKHV is encoded by the exons ATGGGTATGGAGATGGAGAACTCTTGTGTGGAGCTTTCAAATGTTGCAGTTTCTGAAACTCATGGGGAAGATTCCCCTTATTTTGCAGGGTGGAAAGCCTATGATGAGAACCCCTATGATGAATCAACCAATCCTTCAGGAGTTATACAAATGGGGTTAGCAGAAAATCAA GTTTCATTTGATTTGATTGAGAAGTACTTGGAAGCACACTCAGAGGCTTCAACATGGGGAAAAGGAGCTTCTGGCTTCAGAGAAAATGCTTTGTTTCAAGACTACCATGGACTCAAAACCTTCAGAACAGCAATGGCAAGCTTCATGGAACAAGTGAGAGGAGGAAGAGCAAAATTTGACCCTCAAAGAGTGGTCCTCACTGCAGGTGCAACTGCAGCCAATGAACTCTTAACCTTCATCCTCGCAAACCCAGGAGATGCTTTACTCGTTCCTACCCCATACTATCCTGG aTTTGATAGAGATTTAAGGTGGAGAACTGGGGTGAATATAGTTCCAATCCACTGTGACAACTCCAACAATTTCCAGATTACTCCTGAAGCCTTAGAAGCTGCATTCAAAGATGCAGAATCCATGAACTACAAAGTGAGGGGAGTGTTAATCACAAACCCTTCAAACCCCTTAGGAGTAACAATCCCACGTTCAGTTCTTGAGGAGATTCTGGACTTCGTGATTCGCAAAAACATCCATCTTGTATCAGATGAAATCTACTCCGGCTCGGTGTTTTCTTCCTCTGAGTTCACAAGCGTGGCAGAAATCCTGGAGGGTCGCCAATACAAAAACGCAGAGAGAGTTCACATTGTTTATAGCCTCTCCAAGGACCTTGGACTTCCCGGTTTCAGAGTCGGCACCATTTACTCGTACAACGACAGGGTTGTGACCACAGCGAGGAGAATGTCCAGCTTCACCTTAATATCTTCTCAGACACAGCACTTGTTGGCTTCTATGTTGTCGGACAAGAACTTCACCCAGAACTACATTAAAACCAACAGAGAGAGGCTGAGGAAGAGGTACGAGATGATCATCGAAGGGTTGAGAAGTGCGGGGATCGAGTGCTTGAAGGGGAACGCAGGGTTGTTTTGCTGGATGAATATGAGTCCACTCTTGGAGAAACCAACACGGGAAGGTGAATTGGAACTGTGGAATGCAATTATGCATGAAGTGAAGCTCAATATCTCACCAGGCTCTTCTTGCCATTGTTCTGAACCAGGTTGGTTCAGAGTGTGCTTCGCAAACATGACCGAGAAAACCCTGGAAATTGCACTGCAAAGAATACGACACTTCGTGGAACGAATAACGacacaaaaacatgtttaa
- the LOC114176066 gene encoding probable protein arginine N-methyltransferase 1, translated as MGRRKSNNNQCSSSKEDTNMSSHLRFEDAEEAVEESSNLDQSMCDIDESDDKTSADYYFDSYSHFGIHEEMLKDTVRTKTYQNVIYQNKFLFKNKVVLDVGAGTGILSLFCAKAGAEHVYAVECSHMADMAKEIVETNGFSNVVTVLKGKIEEIELPVAKVDIIISEWMGYFLLFENMLNSVLYARDKWLADDGVVLPDRASLHLTAIEDADYKEDKIEFWNNVYGFNMSCIKKQAIMEPLVDTVDQNQIATNCQLLKTMDISKMAPGDASFTAPFKLVAERDDYIHALVAYFDVSFTKCHKLMGFSTGPKSRTTHWKQTVLYLEDILTICEGEAIVGSMTVAPNKKNPRDVDIMVKYSLNGKRCNVSRVQYYKMR; from the exons ATGGGTCGGCGAAAGAGCAACAATAATCAGTGTTCCTCTAGCAAGGAAGACACCAACATGAGTAGTCACCTTCGCTTCGAGGATGCTGAGGAGGCTGTCGAAGAGAGTTCCAACCTCGACCAATCCATGTGTGACATCGATGAATCCGATGATAAAACCAGTGCCGACTACTATTTCGATTCCTACTCTCATTTTG GAATTCATGAA GAAATGTTGAAGGACACTGTAAGAACCAAAACATATCAAAATGTTATTTACCagaataagtttctattcaagaATAAAGTAGTTCTTGATGTTGGAGCTGGGACTGGGATTTTATCACTATTTTGTGCCAAAGCGGGGGCAGAACATGTCTATGCG GTTGAGTGCTCCCATATGGCTGACATGGCAAAGGAGATTGTTGAAACTAATGGTTTCTCTAATG TTGTGACTGTTCTGAAGGGGAAGATTGAAGAAATTGAGCTTCCTGTTGCTAAAgttgatattataatttcaGAATGGATGGGATACTTCTTGTTGTTTGAGAACATGTTAAATTCTGTGCTCTATGCACGTGACAAATGGCTT GCTGATGATGGAGTTGTGTTACCTGATAGAGCATCCCTGCATCTCACTGCCATTGAAGATGCAGACTACAAAGAAGATAAAATTGAGT TTTGGAACAATGTTTATGGATTTAACATGAGCTGCATCAAGAAGCAAGCTATAATGGAGCCTCTTGTTGACACAGTTGACCAAAATCAGATTGCTACAAATTGCCAACTACTCAAG ACAATGGATATCTCAAAGATGGCTCCTGGAGATGCTTCATTCACAGCACCTTTTAAGCTTGTAGCTGAACGCGATGACTATATTCATGCTCTTGTTGCATACTTTGATGTATCGTTCACAAAGTGTCATAAATTGATGGGCTTCTCTACAG GACCAAAATCACGAACTACACATTGGAAACAAACAGTCCTATATCTGGAAGATATCTTGACCATTTGTGAGGGAGAGGCAATTGTAGGGAGCATGACTGTTGCACCAAATAAAAAGAATCCTCGCGATGTTGATATAATGGTTAAGTATTCATTGAATGGAAAGCGATGCAATGTTTCAAGGGTTCAGTACTACAAGATGCGTTGA
- the LOC114176950 gene encoding uncharacterized protein LOC114176950, whose product MKGVFWVVVVTVVVAAWVPLSHCSKKPVGVARKEDIPYIRCQVCEKLAKELHQQVHHKQAQIAPKKISEYQIIEIAENVCNLKKAEADWILRIDIVEEGDRLVLEEQDSEGQCNSECKTIERACQEVMGYSDTDVAEYLYSSKPDIDSLSNYLCKDLTKACSTKPPPVPKNRAPGEPFAAKSSKEAEMEKLLKSMEGMPEAPGMKMYSRDDLMNMKNFGGEDGDDEDEDEDEEANFPSKLGKVLKEKESGKRDWKQVIKKRIEDTSMTLKKQANKYSSHIRHWWRGKKTTTSKKRVKTEL is encoded by the exons ATGAAGGGGGTGTTTTGGGTCGTAGTTGTAACAGTGGTGGTTGCTGCATGGGTGCCCCTCTCACACTGTTCCAAGAAACCGGTTGGGGTGGCTAGAAAGGAGGACATTCCCTACATAAGGTGTCAAGTGTGTGAGAAGCTCGCTAAGGAGTTGCATCAGCAGGTTCATCACAAGCAAGCTCAGATCGCTCCCAAAAAG ATCTCGGAGTACCAGATCATTGAGATAGCGGAGAATGTTTGTAATCTGAAAAAGGCAGAAGCGGATTGGATATTGCGCATAGATATTGTGGAGGAAGGAGATAGGCTGGTG CTTGAGGAACAAGACTCTGAAGGACAATGCAATTCtgaatgcaagacaattgagcGAGCCTGTCAGGAG GTTATGGGATATTCGGATACTGATGTTGCTGAATATTTATATAGTTCCAAGCCCGATATTGATTCATTGAGCAATTATCTCTGCAAAGACCTTACTAAAGCATGCAGTACCAAGCCACCCCCAGTCCCTAAG AACAGGGCACCTGGTGAACCATTTGCTGCAAAGTCTTCCAAGGAAGCTGAAATGGAAAAACTGCTGAAATCTATGGAG GGCATGCCCGAAGCACCAGGCATGAAAATGTACTCAAGGGATGATTTGATGAACATGAAGAATTTTGGTGGTGAAGATGgcgatgatgaagatgaagacgaagatgaagaggCGAACTTCCCATCAAAATTG GGAaaagttttgaaagaaaaagaaagtggaAAAAGAGACTGGAAACAGGTGATAAAAAAGAGAATTGAGGATACAAGCATGACATTGAAGAAACAAGCAAACAAATATTCTAGTCATATACGACATTGGTGGAGGGGAAAGAAGACAACCACTTCAAAGAAGAGAGTGAAAACAGAACTTTAG
- the LOC114177390 gene encoding PLASMODESMATA CALLOSE-BINDING PROTEIN 3-like, with product MAAAKFVYLLLLVGVQNVVGEGAASWCVARSDASNDALQTALDYACGAGADCLPLQAEGLCFLPNTIQAHSSYAFNSYYQRRARAPGSCDFAGTATIATSDPSYGSCVYPSTASAAGGANTPITTPPMNNNPNVPTSTTTPLYGGGNSGGLTPGMTTPFPDTSTAPSEATATWFFVFFSSLVVTIIS from the exons ATGGCAGCAGCAAAGTTTGTTTATCTGCTATTATTGGTGGGAGTCCAGAATGTGGTTGGTGAAGGTGCAGCGAGTTGGTGTGTGGCCAGGAGTGATGCTAGCAATGATGCACTGCAAACAGCGTTGGACTATGCATGTGGGGCTGGTGCTGATTGTCTTCCTCTTCAGGCTGAGGGACTCTGTTTTCTCCCTAACACCATTCAGGCCCACTCTTCTTATGCCTTCAACAGCTACTATCAGCGCAGAGCCAGAGCTCCTGGCTCCTGTGATTTTGCTGGCACTGCCACCATCGCCACCAGTGATCCCA GTTATGGATCTTGTGTGTATCCTTCTACTGCAAG TGCTGCGGGAGGAGCAAATACACCAATTACAACACCTCCTATGAACAACAACCCTAATGTGCCAACATCTACAACAACACCACTCTACGGTGGGGGCAATAGCGGTGGACTAACTCCTGGAATGACCACTCCATTCCCTGACACTTCTACAGCACCATCAGAAGCAACAGCCACAtggttttttgttttcttttcttctctcgtTGTAACCATTATCTCCTAG